ACTTGCATGTGGTTAATCGTCAAGTCAAGAAGCTCCAGCGGCCTTTAAATTAAGCCTCCGCTTGGTCTCCGTAGACCCCATGCATGAGAGTGCCACTACCCTAATGTGCATGCTATTAAGATAAAGAACCACGGCATGCAATGGCCTCGAGATCTATAAATACCCATGCAGCCTTCACTTGGAACTCATCCCAACCCATACTCACTGGTCActagtactccctccttccctgtttataaggcatacacgtatatcaagattcaaaccttgtcatctttgaccaataatttgactattaaatttttatttttataatgcaaatttcatatgattggattcataatcaaatatattttacaatgattataagtttataatcaaaagtgatataatatatgataaataaatgatcaaagtgttgtttagaagaccgtgtcatgttccaccatgccttataaacggggaaggagggagtagctcACAATGGCAGGCACCAAGCTAATAGCACTGGGTTTTGTTGTCCTCATGAGCATGGGGTTAGCCAATGCCGTGAGGGTAGCAAGATACTCTAGTGCTGATGGAACAGgcacaggagggggagggggtggaggaTATGTGAATGGTGCCGGATCAGGGGCCGGGTCCGGCACCGGCGAAGGTGAGAGCAGTTCAAGTGGTGTCCACGCAACTGCTGGAGggggtggtggaggtggtggaaCTAGTCAATACGGTGGGTCTGGTTATGGTGGAGGGTCTGGGTCAGGATCAGGCTCTGGTACATATAATCAAGGACCGTATTCTGGTTATGGAGAATCTTCGAGTGCTGGTGGTacaggtggtggaggaggaggaggacaagcCGGAGGTTATTGGGGATCTAGTGCGCAAGGGTCTGGTAGTGGCACTGGATCTGGTTCTAGCTACTCCGACCGGTATTGGTATGGACCTAGTTATGCAGGTGCAAATGCTAATGGCAATGGTGGTGGCACCGGCAGCAGTCAAAATGGTGGGGGAGGTGGCGGCCAAGGTTCTGGATCTGGGTACGGCAATGCCAACCCCTGATCACGACATCAACTCCATCTGAAGTTGGAGCCCATCATCCTTTCTTGTTTGAAGTCGTGGGATTGCTTTGGTTTCTTGTGTTATGCTTTTGTTAGAATCAAATTAATAAAGGGCCCAACGTGCAGCCTACTTTAAGGTGCAGCTTATGAGATGTTGTAAACTTGTCAGATTAAGGATAATAATAATACTTCTGTCATTATCACTATATCTGGATAAATTTCATGAGAGAACTGTTTTATCTTGGGAGTTTTTAAGCTTAGATGCCTACACCATGCTTATCACATAGTTATAAAATGCTTACGGAGGCTCTGAAAGGGAGATTATTCCTTGCTTAACCGAATGAGTTCTGCCGTACTGGATATATAGCATCTGCACTAACAAGTAACAAAGCCACttgtgtgggaccgaagccggcgaccagagggggggggtgaatgggagccgatcaaaatttcttcgtaattcgaatcgtcggcctatatcccgaaaatcaccacaagccctcaaacctaggatatgagagaatagctatggactagctatctcttTATAAAATGCCCTAGGAGGCTAGGAAGCTGTGCAGAAGCAAAAAGAGGCAATTTGCAGAACTGAACtgcagggaccggtcagaccggttcaggataccggtcagaccggttcaggataccggtcagaccggtaggagccaccggtcagaccggtacgacacatcggtcagaccggtcctttcCAGACAGCTCGAAAATCAACCTCCAAACGatgaatcttgagcaaacgaccttcaaatccaacgaaacttggaggataccttcacaactattccgtgaacatatccccaagagatctttcccaGAAGATTAACGGATCATGGGAAATCAAGGaaagatcaaagtggattggggttttctcaagaactcaagaacAGCAATTCGGGTGCACTCGC
The nucleotide sequence above comes from Panicum virgatum strain AP13 chromosome 3K, P.virgatum_v5, whole genome shotgun sequence. Encoded proteins:
- the LOC120701335 gene encoding putative glycine-rich cell wall structural protein 1 — translated: MAGTKLIALGFVVLMSMGLANAVRVARYSSADGTGTGGGGGGGYVNGAGSGAGSGTGEGESSSSGVHATAGGGGGGGGTSQYGGSGYGGGSGSGSGSGTYNQGPYSGYGESSSAGGTGGGGGGGQAGGYWGSSAQGSGSGTGSGSSYSDRYWYGPSYAGANANGNGGGTGSSQNGGGGGGQGSGSGYGNANP